A genomic window from Triticum urartu cultivar G1812 chromosome 7, Tu2.1, whole genome shotgun sequence includes:
- the LOC125521012 gene encoding uncharacterized protein LOC125521012, protein MDILEQPLEAVAFRIHSLPEPAAAWTCLAAVLAAAAAAGVWRLRSSTPSSTVITEGSSKPLVELDTSPLLVPAETERSLGSWRSCEATSSSSLPALSPRERYTAYFHDSGCVGCCDVESDDEEAEEDRDPEDDYGVYGPAEMDPFEWEVVRPLVPLMPATAAETGRYLSPRALSGSVVRLWDQGADRSFMTAAASRRRMGRAGTVSSF, encoded by the coding sequence ATGGACATCCTGGAGCAGCCGCTGGAGGCCGTCGCCTTCCGCATCCACTCCCTCCCCGAGCCCGCCGCGGCGTGGACCTGCCTCGCCGCCGTCCTCGCCGCGGCCGCCGCTGCCGGCGTCTGGCGCCTGCGCTCCTCCACGCCGTCGTCCACCGTTATAACCGAAGGATCTTCGAAGCCTTTGGTGGAGCTGGATACGTCCCCGTTGTTGGTGCCAGCGGAGACGGAGAGGTCGCTCGGGAGCTGGAGATCGTGTGAGGCgacgtcgtcgtcgtcgctgccgGCGCTGTCGCCGAGGGAGAGGTACACGGCGTACTTCCACGACAGCGGCTGCGTCGGATGCTGCGACGTGGAGAGCGACgacgaggaggcggaggaggatcGGGATCCGGAAGATGACTACGGCGTGTACGGGCCGGCGGAGATGGATCCTTTCGAATGGGAGGTCGTGAGGCCTCTGGTGCCTCTCATGCCGGCGACGGCTGCAGAGACCGGCCGGTACCTGAGCCCGAGGGCGCTCAGCGGCAGCGTGGTGCGGCTGTGGGATCAAGGCGCCGACAGGAGCTTCATGACGGCGGCGGCCAGCCGGAGACGGATGGGCAGAGCTGGCACCGTCTCGAGCTTCTGA
- the LOC125519729 gene encoding peroxiredoxin Q, chloroplastic isoform X2 — translation MAFAASTACCKPSALLAPRASSSSPPSQARLCRPSTSAAFHGLRAPASAFALAPAPRRRAASTGIVCGKVSKGSVPPNFTLKDQDGKTVSLSKFKGKPVVLYFYPADETPGCTKQACAFRDSYEKYKKAGAEVIGISGDDAASHKAFAKKYRLPFTLLSDEGNKVRKEWGVPSDLFGTLPGRQTYVLDKKGVVQYIYNNQFQPEKHIGETLKIIQNL, via the exons CGCCTCCACGGCCTGCTGCAAGCCGTCCGCCCTGCTGGCCCCTCGCgcctcgtcgtcgtcgccgccgtccCAGGCGCGCCTCTGCAGGCCCTCCACCTCGGCCGCGTTCCACGGCCTCAGGGCGCCGGCGTCGGCGTTCGCACTCGCGCctgcgccgcgccgccgcgcggCGTCCACGGGCATCGTCTGCGGCAAG GTGAGCAAGGGCAGCGTGCCGCCCAACTTCACGCTCAAGGACCAGGACGGCAAGACGGTGTCGCTCTCCAAGTTCAAGGGCAAGCCCGTCGTCCTCTACTTCTACCCCGCCGATGAGACGCCGGGCTGCACCAAACAG GCGTGCGCGTTCCGGGACTCGTACGAGAAGTACAAGAAGGCGGGGGCGGAGGTGATCGGGATCAGCGGGGACGACGCGGCGTCGCACAAGGCGTTCGCCAAGAAGTACCGGCTGCCCTTCACGCTGCTGAGCGACGAGGGGAACAAGGTGCGCAAGGAGTGGGGGGTGCCGTCGGACCTCTTCGGGACGCTCCCCGGGCGGCAGACCTACGTGCTGGACAAGAAGGGCGTGGTGCAGTACATCTACAACAACCAGTTCCAGCCCGAGAAGCACATCGGCGAGACCCTCAAGATCATCCAGAACCTCTGA
- the LOC125519729 gene encoding uncharacterized protein LOC125519729 isoform X1: MAFAASTACCKPSALLAPRASSSSPPSQARLCRPSTSAAFHGLRAPASAFALAPAPRRRAASTGIVCGKVSKGSVPPNFTLKDQDGKTVSLSKFKGKPVVLYFYPADETPGCTKQIIRQKTLNPLGSAGASSPLGSPFLSKRHGSTTVRAGLSSPNPTPQHHRVAMTIPSEEIMEAATPRRQQPIEEEAVANGGGRTCELPTWALIGGITVGVALALALSVDAGPAMALGPEGPLLEEFWDNMRRYGLYALTVSTGFAWALVQPIYELLRNPITAVLIIVVMAGGAVLTVQVINAMAGNSDFVYMYEQ; encoded by the exons CGCCTCCACGGCCTGCTGCAAGCCGTCCGCCCTGCTGGCCCCTCGCgcctcgtcgtcgtcgccgccgtccCAGGCGCGCCTCTGCAGGCCCTCCACCTCGGCCGCGTTCCACGGCCTCAGGGCGCCGGCGTCGGCGTTCGCACTCGCGCctgcgccgcgccgccgcgcggCGTCCACGGGCATCGTCTGCGGCAAG GTGAGCAAGGGCAGCGTGCCGCCCAACTTCACGCTCAAGGACCAGGACGGCAAGACGGTGTCGCTCTCCAAGTTCAAGGGCAAGCCCGTCGTCCTCTACTTCTACCCCGCCGATGAGACGCCGGGCTGCACCAAACAG ATCATTCGCCAGAAGACATTAAATCCTCTTGGTTCTGCCGGAGCTAGCTCACCACTTGGGTCTCCCTTCCTTTCCAAACGCCATGGCTCCACCACCGTCCGAGCTGGCCTCTCCTCCCCTAACCCCACTCCACAACACCACCGGGTCGCCATGACCATACCGTCTGAAGAAATCATGGAAGCAGCGACGCCGAGGAGGCAGCAGCCCATCGAAGAGGAGGCCGTCGCCAACGGAGGAGGGCGGACGTGCGAGCTGCCGACGTGGGCGCTGATCGGCGGCATCACGGTGGGCGTGGCGCTGGCGCTGGCGCTGTCGGTGGACGCGGGCCCGGCGATGGCGCTGGGGCCGGAGGGGCCGCTGCTGGAGGAGTTCTGGGACAACATGCGGCGGTACGGGCTGTACGCGCTGACGGTGAGCACGGGGTTCGCGTGGGCGCTGGTGCAGCCCATCTACGAGCTGCTGCGCAACCCCATCACCGCCGTGCTCATCATCGTGGTCATGGCCGGCGGCGCCGTGCTGACGGTCCAGGTCATCAACGCCATGGCCGGCAACTCCGACTTCGTCTACATGTACGAGCAGTAG